One genomic segment of Sminthopsis crassicaudata isolate SCR6 chromosome 4, ASM4859323v1, whole genome shotgun sequence includes these proteins:
- the PRPF38B gene encoding pre-mRNA-splicing factor 38B isoform X2, producing the protein MGQREDHEPEPHDPNQHPVVALLQGAALRAQDLPRGGGRDLLQGLTQSCSEARSSPGSQVEVTHVEPWEKGSRKTAGQTGMCGGVRGVGTGGIVSTAFCLLYKLFTLKLTRKQVMGLITHTDSPYIRALGFMYIRYTQPPTDLWDWFESFLDDEEDLDVKAGGGCVMTIGEMLRSFLTKLEWFSTLFPRIPVPVQKNIDQQIKTRPRKIKKDGKEGIEEIDRHTERRRSRSPRRSLSPRRSPRRSRSRSHHREGHGSSSFDRELEREKERQRLEREAKEREKERRRSRSIDRGLERRRSRSRERHRSRSRSRDRKGDRRDRDREKENERGRRRDRDYDKERGNEREKERERSRERRSRSEVEEKKHKEDKDEKKHRDDKKDSKKEKKHSRSRSRERKHRSRSRSRNTGKRSRSRSKEKSSKHKNESKEKSNKRSRSGSRGRTGSVEKSRKREHSPSKEKSRKRSRSKERSHKREHSDSKDQIDKQDRRRSQSTERESQEKQHKNKDETV; encoded by the exons GATTGACTCAGTCTTGCAGCGAGGCTCGGAGCAGCCCAGGGTCGCAGGTAGAG GTCACACATGTTGAGCCGTGggaaaaaggaagcagaaaaacaGCAGGCCAGACAGGGATGTGCGGAGGG GTTCGAGGTGTTGGAACAGGAGGAATTGTTTCTACAGCTTTTTGCCTGTTATACAAGTTATTTACTTTGAAACTCACTCGCAAGCAAGTGATGGGTCTCATAACACATACAGATTCTCCATATATTAGGGCCCTTGGATTTATGTATATAAG GTACACACAGCCCCCAACAGATCTCTGGGATTGGTTTGAATCCTTCCTTGATGATGAAGAG GATCTGGATGTGAAGGCCGGCGGAGGCTGTGTAATGACCATTGGGGAAATGCTTCGTTCTTTTCTTACCAAATTAGAGTGGTTTTCTACCTTATTTCCAAGAATTCCTGTTCCAGTTCAGAAAAATATTGATCAACAAATTAAAACAAGACCtagaaaaatcaagaaggatgggaaggaaggaattgaAGAAATAGACCGACATACTGAACGTAGACGTTCAAG ATCACCAAGAAGGTCATTGAGTCCAAGAAGGTCTCCAAGAAGATCTAGAAGTAGAAGCCATCATCGAGAAGGTCACGGTTCTTCCAGTTTTGACAGAGAattagaaagagagaaggaacgGCAGCGGTTAGAACGGGAGgccaaagagagggaaaaagaaagacgAAGGTCCCGAAGCATTGATCGCGGGTTAGAGCGCAGACGGAGCAGAAGCAGGGAGAGGCATAGAAGTCGCAGTCGGAGCCGTGACAGAAAGGGGGATAGGAGGGACAGAGATcgtgaaaaagagaatgagagaggccGAAGAAGAGACCGTGATTATGACAAAGAAAGAggcaatgaaagagaaaaagagagggaaagatcaAGAGAGCGAAGAAGTAGGAGTGAGGTAGAAGAAAAGAAGCATAAAGAGGACAAAGATGAAAAGAAGCACAGGGATGACAAAAAAGattccaaaaaagagaaaaaacatagtAGAAGTAGAAGCAGGGAAAGAAAACATCGAAGTAGAAGCCGAAGTAGAAATACAGGAAAACGCAGTCGAAGCCGGAGCAAAGAAAAGTCAAGTAAACATAAAAATGAgagtaaagaaaaatcaaataaacgaAGCAGGAGTGGCAGTCGAGGAAGAACTGGCAGTGTTGAAAAGTCAAGAAAACGGGAGCACAGTCCCAGCAAAGAAAAATCCCGAAAACGGAGCAGAAGCAAAGAGCGTTCTCACAAACGAGAGCACAGTGATAGCAAGGACCAGATTGACAAACAGGATCGCCGGAGGAGCCAGAGTACAGAGCGCGAGAGCCAAGAAAAGCAGCATAAAAACAAAGATGAGACTGTGTGa